The region CGCCGCGGGCCGACCACCTGGCACCGGCCCCGCGCCCGCTCCCCGCCGACTGACCGGCCGGCCCGGCGGCACGGCCGAGTGCGCACCCGCCGCACGGCTTCCGCCCTGCCCGGCGCGGAATACGAGGCACGGCGCCGACCTCACATTCCGGTGCGGTGTCTTGTCGAAGTGGTGAGGGCGGATGCGGCCGGAGGGCTCGCCGACACCCATGGCCGACCGGTCCAGGACGCGGCGGCCGGATCGCCCCGGTACGACGCGCGCGAACGACAGGTGCCGCCAGGATCGTCCACGTACACCGTACAAAGCGCCGACACGGAGGCTCATCATGGCAACGCTCCCCTATCCGGCTCTGACTCCCAGCGCCACCGACTTCACGTCGGGGGGTGCGATCTACATCGCTTCGGCGGCGACCGAACTCCCGCCCGCCACGGCCATCGAGGACGCCATCCGCGACGGGCGGTACACGCAGGAGAGCGCCGACATCGCCGGCTACAGCGGTGTCACCATCGCGAAGGAGTCCAGCACCATCCTCGACCTCGCGTCCGCCGCCGCCTTATCGGCCACCGCTCGCAGCACCGTGCCGAACACCGATATCCGCAGCGTGATATTCGTCAGCATATTTCCCTTCACGCACCCGGCCCTCTACAACCTGCCCGCGGCGATCGCCGAAACCGTCCGCGTCCCGTGCGCCTTCGCCACCCAGATCTCGAACGCCTCGTGCGCCGCGGGCATCGACGGCCTGGTCATGGCCGGCCACCGCCTGCTGCTCACCGACGACCGCGCCGCCCTCGTCGTGGCCGCCGATCTGTGGCGGGAACCCCACATCGACCGCTTCAACTGCAACCCGAACTTCATATTCGCCGACGGCGCCGCCGCCGTCGTGCTCAGCCGCGACGGCGGGTACGCCCGGCTTCTGTCCGCGGCGACCCTCACCGATCCCACGCTGAGCGGTTTGCACGCGGAGGTCCCCTCGGACCGGACGCCCATCGACGTCACCGCCCGCGCCCGGGCGTTCTTCGAAACGGTGATGGACCCCGACGAGGCGCACGCACGCCTCAACGCCGCTTTCACCGCCACGGTCGACGCCGCCCTTTCGCTGGCCGGTGTCGGCCTGGCCGACGTCGCCTACGCGCTCCTGCCGGCGGTCGGGAGGAGTTTCCTGGAGCGGTATCTCGACATCCTGGACCTCCCGATCTCCCGCACCACGTGGGATTACTACGCGACGACGAGCCACATCGGCCCCGGTGACCAGTTCAGCGCGCTCACCCACCTCATCGACCACGACCGGTGCGCCGGCGGCGATGTCATCCTGCTGATCGCCGAGGGAGTGGGATTCCAGTTCAGCGTCGCGGTGCTCCAGGTCCAATAGGCCCGTCCACCGCCGGCGGGCCGTCACGCCCGCCGGCCGGGGCGCCGCCGCGGCGTCAGTTCTCCGTCCAGGGCCGGAGCTTCTCGGGGTTGAGCACCGCCCAGATGTGCTTGATGCGGTCGCCGGCGATGTCGAAGGCCAGCACCGCCACCGTGACGCCGTCCTGCCGGCTCACCAGGCCGGGCTGGCCGTTGACCGTACGCTCCAGGATCGTCAGCGGCGCCCGCTCGGCGAGTTCGACGCAGGCGCGGGCGATCTGCTCGCCGCCCACGACCGGCCGGTCCACGGTGGCGGCCAGGCCGCCGCCGTCGGCGACCACCGTGGCGTTGGGATCGAGCAGGCCGATCAGGCCGTCGATGTCCTTGGCCTCCCACACCTGCTTGAAATCCCTGACGATGTCGGCCTGCCGGGCCGGCGGGGTCGCGGTGGCCCGCGAGGCGCGGATGCGGCGGCGGGCGGAGGAGGCCAGCTGGCGGCAGGCCGCCGACGTCCGGCCGACGATCTCGGCCACCTCGGCGAAGGAGTAGCGGAAGACGTCGTGCAGGACGAAGGCCACCCGCTCGGCCGGGGTCATCGACTCCAGCACGACGAGGAAGGCCATGCTGACCGACTCGTCGAGGGTGACCCGGTCGGCCGGGTCCATGTGGGTGCCGCCCGACCGTGCCGTGTTCCACTCCGCGCCCTCGGGCAGCGGCTCGGGGATCCACTCGCCGACGTACGTCTCGCGCCTGGCCCGCGCCGAGCCGAGCAGGTTGAGGCAGATACGGCTGGTCACCGTCGTCAGCCAGGCGCCGGGGGACTCGATGGCGTCCTGTTCCTCCCGCGGCATCGCGTACCACCGGGCGTACGTCTCCTGGACGGCGTCCTCGGCGTCGGCCAGCGAGCCGAGCAGGCGGTAGGCGAGGTTGATCAGCTGGCGCCGCTCGCTCATGATCACGCTCAGGCTCGGATCGGGACGGCTGTGCCCCTGCTCCGACTCGGTGGTCATCGTGGCACCAGCCCCTCCGTCGGATCCGTCTCACCACCCTGACAAGGCAACGTACCCGAACGTGACGTCGGCGCCCCGCCTCACATTCCGGCGGGTCGCGTTGTCGTATTGATGAGATGAACACATCAACCGGCGAGCGGAAAGCTCAGGAGAAACCATAACTTGGGCGTGACACCGTCCTGCTGCTCCGGTGCGGTCACCGGGTTCCGGCCGATCCGGACCCGGCCGGCACCGGCGCAGGGACTCTCGAACCAATCACCACGGTGGAGGCGATGAGGGTGGCAGTGGAGTACAGCCCCTACGACGAACAGCTCAACGTGGACCCGTATCCGCTGTACGCGCGGCTCCGGGAGACGGCACCCGTCCACCACAACGAGGACCTGGACATCTGGGCGCTGTCGCGCCACGCGGACGTGGACGCCGCGCTGCGCGACCCGGCGGGCTTCTCCAGCGCCAACGGCCCCCTGCTGGACTCCGCGATCTGGGGACCCGACGCGCACAAGGTGATGTCCTTCAACGCCATGGACCCGCCCGGGCACACCCGGACCCGGGCCCTGGTGTCGGCGGCGTTCAACCCCCGGCGCATGGCCGGGCTGGAGCCGCGGATCCGCGACATCGTGCGCGGCCACCTCGAAGCGGCGGTCGAGCGCGGATCGTTCGACTTCGTCACCGATGTGGCGGCCACGGTCCCGATGGACGTGATCTCGGAGCTGATCGGGGTCCCGGCCGGCGACCGGGCGGAGGCGCGGCGGCTGATCAACCT is a window of Streptomyces sp. NBC_01477 DNA encoding:
- a CDS encoding 3-oxoacyl-[acyl-carrier-protein] synthase III C-terminal domain-containing protein, producing the protein MATLPYPALTPSATDFTSGGAIYIASAATELPPATAIEDAIRDGRYTQESADIAGYSGVTIAKESSTILDLASAAALSATARSTVPNTDIRSVIFVSIFPFTHPALYNLPAAIAETVRVPCAFATQISNASCAAGIDGLVMAGHRLLLTDDRAALVVAADLWREPHIDRFNCNPNFIFADGAAAVVLSRDGGYARLLSAATLTDPTLSGLHAEVPSDRTPIDVTARARAFFETVMDPDEAHARLNAAFTATVDAALSLAGVGLADVAYALLPAVGRSFLERYLDILDLPISRTTWDYYATTSHIGPGDQFSALTHLIDHDRCAGGDVILLIAEGVGFQFSVAVLQVQ
- the sigJ gene encoding RNA polymerase sigma factor SigJ, with protein sequence MTTESEQGHSRPDPSLSVIMSERRQLINLAYRLLGSLADAEDAVQETYARWYAMPREEQDAIESPGAWLTTVTSRICLNLLGSARARRETYVGEWIPEPLPEGAEWNTARSGGTHMDPADRVTLDESVSMAFLVVLESMTPAERVAFVLHDVFRYSFAEVAEIVGRTSAACRQLASSARRRIRASRATATPPARQADIVRDFKQVWEAKDIDGLIGLLDPNATVVADGGGLAATVDRPVVGGEQIARACVELAERAPLTILERTVNGQPGLVSRQDGVTVAVLAFDIAGDRIKHIWAVLNPEKLRPWTEN